The Gemmatimonadota bacterium genome contains the following window.
GCCGCTGGCTGTGTTGGGGCCTCTCGGCACCGCCGCACTCTTCCGTAAGCTGGCAGATGCGTTCGGCAGCTACATGCTGGACCCCGGTTTCCCCCTGACGATCCGCGAACTGGCCGGCGGTCAGACGGTGGAGCTGGGCGACGGCGTATCGCTCAGTGCGCAGGCGACGCCGCACACGGCGACATCTCTGGCCTTCCGCATCGACGCTAGCGACGGCAGCCTCGGATATACTGGCGACACGGGGTTCGACGAGCGACTGGGCCGCTTTCTCGCCCGCGTCGACCTGCTCCTGACGGAATGCTCACTGCCGGACGAGCTGGCCGTGGAGACACACCTCACGCCCTCCCGAGTGGCCCAGCTCGCCCGCCTCGCCGCCCCCCGCCAACTGGTCCTGAGCCACGTGTACCCGCAACTCGACCGGGGAACGCTGCCGGCCCGCGTCGCGGCCGCCGGCTGGGAGGGGCCCGTCCGTGTGGCGGAGGATGGCATGCGGCTCCGGGTGGGCGGTTGAACGCGCCGCGTCGCTGGCCTGCCCACGCGGCAGGGCTTACATTGCCGTGGTCATCACACCTGTGGTTTTCCTCCTGAAGCAGCGGCAGCCATGCTGGTAGTCATGAGTCACAACGCGGCCGAGCAGGATGTGCGGCGCGTGATCGAAGTGATCCAGGAGATGGGGTACGAGGCGCGGCCCATCCCCGGGAAGCAGCGCACGGCGATCGGCCTGATCGGCAACGATGGGAAGGTGGACGGCAGTGCGCTGGAGGCGTTGCCCGGCGTGCTGCAGGTGATACACGTCAGCCAGCCCTACAAGCAGGTCTCGCGGGAATGGCGTCCGGAGCCCACCATCATCGAGCTGGACAACGGCACGCGGATCGGCGGCGCGGAGGTGGTGCTCATGGCGGGGCCCTGCTCGGTAGAATCCGAAGAGCAGATCCTGAGCGCGGCCCATGCGCTCCGTTCCGCGGGCGCCACCGTGCTGCGCGGCGGCGCGTTCAAGCCGCGAACGTCGCCCTATTCTTTTCAGGGGCTGGGCAAGCGGGCGCTCGAGTATCTGGCCCGCGCCCGGGAGGAGACGGGACTCGCGATTGTGACCGAGGCGCTCGAGCCCGAGACCGTCGAGCTGGTTGCCGACTACGCGGACATCATCCAGATCGGCGCGCGCAACATGCAGAATTATCCGCTGCTCCGCCGCGCCGGCCGCACGGGCAAGCCGGTCCTGCTCAAGCGGGGCCTGGCCGCAACCATCAGGGAGCTGCTGCTCAGTGCCGAGTACATCCTGGCGGAAGGCAACGAGCGGGTGATCCTGTGCGAGCGCGGCGTGCGCGGCTTCGACGACCATACGCGTTACCTGCTCGACCTGACCGCGATCCCCGTCGTCCATTCGCTCTCGCACCTGCCCATGATTGCGGATCCCAGCCACGGCACGGGGCTGCGCAACAAGGTGATCCCCATGGCCCGGGCCGCCGTCGCGGCCGGCGCCGATGGGCTCCTGGTCGAGGTCCATCCGGACCCCGATCACGCCCTTTCGGATGGCGCGCAGTCGCTCGCGCCCCGGCAATTCGAAGAGCTGGTTGCGCAAGTCGGACTCATCGCGGAAGCCATTGGCCGGCGACTCGTGCTCGCACTGGCTGCGGGCGCCCCCGCCGTCTGAGCCGCTCCCCTGACGAGCGTCCACCGAAGCCCCGCGTCCCAGCAGCCGGAATCCGCGGCCGGCCCGGCCCCGAGTTCGGGCTCGGGCTGGCGGGTGACCGATGCCGAACTGGCGATCCAGGGCGCGGCCAATCCCGTCCTGACTTCGGGGACGAGCCAGTAGTTCAGTGGTCGAGTTCGTAAGTACGCCCACGCACCGGGCGCCGAGCAGCCAGCGGGGATGGATGGGCGGCCGAATGCGGGCGTATTCGCGGATTCGACCACTTAGTGCACACTCGGGCCGCCAGAGGGACGCACACCGGCCGGACCCGGTCCCTGCTCCTGCAGCAGCTCGCCCACCCGGACCATGCCACGCCCGCGCTCGACCAGCACCTGGCCCAGCAGCATCAGCACTTCCGGCGTCACCCGGCCGGGACTTTTCCGGTACTGCTGGATGTCTGCAGGGCTGAGCCCCAGCGCCAATGCTAGCTCGCCCTCCGTCCCCAGGAAGAGATCCGTCGCTCGCCTGAAGTCGAGACCGGCCATGTCTCCATGCCTCCCTTCCGCTGCACCCGTCTCCATGCAGCAGCCGGCGGTGCTCCACCATGATGCAAGGCTCCTCTACCAAACATTTGGCGGCACCCGCCTTGACCCCGCACCCCAAGCGGGTTACGTTGCCACAGTGGAAGGAGCGCGCCCCAGGCCCGTAGGGCGCGAGCTCACGAACCCCGTCAGGACCGCGCAGGTAGCAGCGGTAAGTGGTGTGAGCGTCGCTACGATCGGCCTGGGGCCGTTTCTTGTTCTGCTCCGGCGCCTGCCCGCCGCCCGGCTTGCCGGGCTGGGCCCCGCGGTTTAACCTGACCTGGAAGCTCGCTCTACCTCTGATCCCGAGCAAGGATGTCGACGACGCGTACGGCTCTGGCTCGCCTGTATCGGCCTCGGCGCTTCGGCGAGATGGCCATGCAGGAGCACGTTTCCGAGACGCTGAAGGCGGCGGTGGCGTGCGGCCGCGTGGCGCACGCCTACCTCTTTTCTGGGCCTCGCGGGGTAGGGAAGACGACGGCGGCACGGGTGCTGGCCATGGCGCTGAACTGTCCGGCGCGGGGCGAGTCGGGCGAGCCGTGTGGCGAGTGCGAGTCGTGCGACCGGATCTGGGCGGGGCGCACTTCCCTGGACGTGGTCGAGATCGACGCCGCCTCGAACCGCGGCGTGGAAGATGCCCGCGAGCTGCGGGAGCGGGCCATGTACGCGCCCACGGACGAGAAGCGCTACAAGGTCTACATCATTGATGAAGCGCACATGCTGACACGCGAGGCGTGGAACGCGCTGCTCAAGATCCTGGAGGAGCCGCCGCCGCGGGTCATCTTCGTCTTTGCCACCACGGAGCCGCAGAAGATCCAGCAATCGGCGCCGCCCATCCTGTCGCGCTGCCAGCGGTTCGATTTCCGGCGCATCAGTGTGGCGGCCATTGTGTCGCGGCTGCGCTCGGTGCTGGCGGCCGAGGGCGTGGAAGCCGAGGAGCAGGCGCTGGTGCCGCTGGCCCGGCGTGCGGAGGGGGGGCTGCGGGATGCCCTGTCACTGCTGGACCAGGTCCTTTCCTTCTCCGGCGGCCGGGTGACCTCGGAAGACGTGCGCCGCGTGCTGGGTTTGGTGGGCGAAGAGCTGTACCTCGAAGTCTTCGAGATCGTCGCCCAGCGGCGCCATGGCGAAGTGTTCCGCTTCGTCGAGCGGCTGCTGGACGAGGGGTACGACCCGGCCGAGTTCTACCGCGGCCTCGCCGACGCCGTCCGCACCCTGCTCGTCGTGAAGTTCCAGGGTGCCGACGCCGCCGAGGTACGGGAAGATTTGCGGGAGGCGTTCGCCGGCCAGGCGGCCAGGTTCCAGGAGGGAGACCTGCTGCGCATGCTGGCGCAGGTCGTCGAGCTGGATGCCGACGGGCGGCTGCGCAAGAGCGCGAGCCCGCGCCTGCTCCTGGAGGCGCTGCTGCTGCGCTTCGCGCACCTGGACCGCACCATCGAGATCGAGGAGCTGATTCGCGCCAGCACGGCCGGGGCGGCCAGGATAGGCGAGGAGGTCGTACAGCGGCCCGAGACCATGCCGGTGCCGCCGACGCCGCCTCCGCACCCTCCGCCACGCACCGCCCCGCGCCGAGCCACCACCCCGGAGCAGGAGGCGGCCGAGGCGGCGCTGCACGCCGTGCTCGAACAGGGGCAGGGCCTGCCGCGCGGGCTCGCACTGCTGCTCAAGGCCGCGCGCGTTGTAGGCGCAGATGCCCGCAGCGTCACCCTCGCCCTGCCGGCCGGTCCGGGAGCCGAGCGCCTGTCGGACGACCCCGCGGCGCGACAGGCCCTGGAACAGGGGATGGCCCAGCAGCTTGGACGCGGCATCCAGCTCGAAATCCGCCAGGAGGGAGGCGCGCCGCAGCCTTCGCCCCTGCCACCCGCCGGCGTGCGCGATCAGCAGCTCACGCGCCTCACGCGCGACGAGCCGCTCCTCGGCCGCGCCGTCGAGGAATGGGACCTCGAGCTTCTGGAATAGAGATCCCCGCCATGCCCATCTACGAATACCAGTGTCAGGCCTGTCGCAGGAAACAGAGCTTCCTGGTGCGGAAGCTCGAACCGCCTTTCCAACCCGCATGCAAGGCCTGCGGCAGTGAGCAGATGACCCGCCTCCTCTCCAGCGTTGCACTGCTGCGCTCCGAGGAGGCCCGGCTCGACAGCCTCGCCGATCCCGCCCGGTGGGGTGGTATCGATGAAAACGATCCCGGCAGCGTTCAGCGGTTCGTAAAGCAGATGGGGTCGGAGCTGGGCGAAGACCTGGGCGAGGACCTCGAGGGGCTCGAAGACGACCACGACGCCGCTGCGGACGACCTTTCCGCCACCGATCTGTAAGTGGGCGAATTCGCAAGTACCGGCGAAACCCGCCCGCCCCTCTCCAAGACGTCCGGTTCCCGACCAGCCAGCGCCGCGCCCGGGCCCTGGCTCCCGCTCAGTGGTGGATTCGGCCACCCGGCTGTCCCCCCGCGCTATGGCGCCGCCCCGACCGCGCCGGCTGCATGCGCGGCGTGGGACGGCAACACGACGCGGGCGAGCGCGGGCACGTGCTGGGCCGGCGCGGTGAAGCGCTTGCCGCGAGCGAGCTGCGGCGGCGCGGCTGGCGGATTCTGGCGCGCAACTTCCGCCTTGGCCATAAGGAGATCGACCTGGTGGTGCGACGGGGCGAGGTTGTCGCCTTCGTCGAGGTCAAGACGCGCGCGGGGCTGGGCTACGGCCACCCTCTGGCGGCCATTACCCGAGCGAAGCGGCAGGAGATCGAGCGCGTGGCGCGCGCCTGGGTCGCGCGTCACGGCCGGCCAGGCGACATGTACCGTTTTGACGCCGTGGCCGTCTTGCTTCTGCCCGGCGGTTCCTGCGTGATCGAGCACTGCGAGGATGCCTGGCGGCTTTGAGTTTTTTTGACCTTTTGCCGGAACTCCCTGCCGCGGCGCGTGGTAGAAGCCTGGAGCGGGGGAACCGCGACGCGGGCCGGTGTTTCGGGAAGTTGCCTGCGCCCTGTCGGGTGGCGCTTGCGGCCTTCTCGCGGCGCTTCCTATCTTGACTTTTTCCCGCAAGGAGAGGTCTACGGCAAAATGACGAATCTGCAGCAGCTCCTCCAGATGGGCCAGCA
Protein-coding sequences here:
- the dnaX gene encoding DNA polymerase III subunit gamma/tau — translated: MSTTRTALARLYRPRRFGEMAMQEHVSETLKAAVACGRVAHAYLFSGPRGVGKTTAARVLAMALNCPARGESGEPCGECESCDRIWAGRTSLDVVEIDAASNRGVEDARELRERAMYAPTDEKRYKVYIIDEAHMLTREAWNALLKILEEPPPRVIFVFATTEPQKIQQSAPPILSRCQRFDFRRISVAAIVSRLRSVLAAEGVEAEEQALVPLARRAEGGLRDALSLLDQVLSFSGGRVTSEDVRRVLGLVGEELYLEVFEIVAQRRHGEVFRFVERLLDEGYDPAEFYRGLADAVRTLLVVKFQGADAAEVREDLREAFAGQAARFQEGDLLRMLAQVVELDADGRLRKSASPRLLLEALLLRFAHLDRTIEIEELIRASTAGAARIGEEVVQRPETMPVPPTPPPHPPPRTAPRRATTPEQEAAEAALHAVLEQGQGLPRGLALLLKAARVVGADARSVTLALPAGPGAERLSDDPAARQALEQGMAQQLGRGIQLEIRQEGGAPQPSPLPPAGVRDQQLTRLTRDEPLLGRAVEEWDLELLE
- a CDS encoding ribonuclease Z: MDMTVVGSGTLVPDAERVCACYFIAAGNQRILLDCGPGAVHHLARFALPWSAVSHVLLSHFHTDHSGDLPMLLFALKHGLAGPRTAPLAVLGPLGTAALFRKLADAFGSYMLDPGFPLTIRELAGGQTVELGDGVSLSAQATPHTATSLAFRIDASDGSLGYTGDTGFDERLGRFLARVDLLLTECSLPDELAVETHLTPSRVAQLARLAAPRQLVLSHVYPQLDRGTLPARVAAAGWEGPVRVAEDGMRLRVGG
- a CDS encoding zinc ribbon domain-containing protein is translated as MPIYEYQCQACRRKQSFLVRKLEPPFQPACKACGSEQMTRLLSSVALLRSEEARLDSLADPARWGGIDENDPGSVQRFVKQMGSELGEDLGEDLEGLEDDHDAAADDLSATDL
- a CDS encoding YraN family protein; this translates as MRGVGRQHDAGERGHVLGRRGEALAASELRRRGWRILARNFRLGHKEIDLVVRRGEVVAFVEVKTRAGLGYGHPLAAITRAKRQEIERVARAWVARHGRPGDMYRFDAVAVLLLPGGSCVIEHCEDAWRL
- the aroF gene encoding 3-deoxy-7-phosphoheptulonate synthase, whose translation is MLVVMSHNAAEQDVRRVIEVIQEMGYEARPIPGKQRTAIGLIGNDGKVDGSALEALPGVLQVIHVSQPYKQVSREWRPEPTIIELDNGTRIGGAEVVLMAGPCSVESEEQILSAAHALRSAGATVLRGGAFKPRTSPYSFQGLGKRALEYLARAREETGLAIVTEALEPETVELVADYADIIQIGARNMQNYPLLRRAGRTGKPVLLKRGLAATIRELLLSAEYILAEGNERVILCERGVRGFDDHTRYLLDLTAIPVVHSLSHLPMIADPSHGTGLRNKVIPMARAAVAAGADGLLVEVHPDPDHALSDGAQSLAPRQFEELVAQVGLIAEAIGRRLVLALAAGAPAV